The following proteins are encoded in a genomic region of Ooceraea biroi isolate clonal line C1 chromosome 14, Obir_v5.4, whole genome shotgun sequence:
- the LOC105283278 gene encoding transcriptional regulator ATRX isoform X2, with product MSSRVRCNANVNASCFVSSGFYNENLRKKSRRLSRSLLIVKSTVMQCRKHFKEVSTRFEKNNTEKYCYICGNSNKLYVCGDEDCTSAFCKKCIKRNVSLSLLAAEKDDWKCFTCNPKPIWQLRAVCAVVMSDLSKGHNRRDTHTREKHTLPFDKQRFRKTREIQKALSAFCDEDDDDGNYSDNSSFLTARSTISMLGACNTNRDVKRQDTNSASRESILEISLVDSTSSESSSSSRERRGEQRKSREREKARSVDEQDSSSGVAQRVSKLAMNGKCKPRRNVISSDDSDDESPDLSRTVRQKHTVKHKKSEEVRSKTSNRNYTNSSDSESDCVNETSNTSKSLSKYTAHQKKGKIAGGSCSTKSAKDKQKKMNHDSSNESEDDLEHKKQTKKKSSTNNTLHSKDEQKQENREKLLKRTFCETREDDSDASSGKEFQKIKIQKLHSDKYSKRQLFNLEQDRSKLTNLETEKGERSIDEPTTSGFNEAKEILKGCKKICLSFLMYIDSIEQLYGKKAEEEVILKSAGKVNKLKTMLEKKERDLTTFCQSCSKTRENRVATRNSRKIISDDDDDDEQVSEITDTREERPMSENGRNSGNEREGKDVSECDSEEIFSADEMRTPQKMQSKKSISRVEDDPDDITTEIGKDRMPIDKSKTNDNVDLQDEKSAAVSSISKEKNIRTENTKSNEKQLLRECDSNSKRTELAEKDTDSKDEKQAKLNANNHDNESTFEDSSAKNGNQETTLRGDNQDDSISRTVAIDVSLDLFDSSFDLHDEDENEMEAEKMDTETSCEKTKFLSKTTSLDTRETSLQDKIPDEKNNASALVPRGEEEDLSNQVNTVSACTSKETIHDGSKEIDTSKEMSLGDVNKSVDEAEMLAKKALLESDTDSDTDTVINKNITKQTEDLITDTSPRKDETEGCSDVSSTTSTVKLSTFAKSKIDTTIEVTDASEESQLDKTAGKESEISQTSDETNAKKEQAAKKALLESTSEDSSSIILSSLESEEIEEKSRLDVARENAEAKKALLASSNSESSGLVSETEINISKRMTKAKDYEADSDEDSLISRVKKRRLKLSKNYHYKKDKKLRMFCEVCLERLSDNVLKRYSKTLKESREYLEQKALKSLINLDRLEKRYKKNKKIDSDTSTDDDKAAKVLKSLNKRKGNQTKEESLMDHLKKIENDEVSAIVRTDSSSDEFIHQVNDINATPVSNEALMSEANKVAKDNLLKSSDSDAGGDVLNSEDDISNDDKKLEDKKKKHQKKSDEKTLKQDDGKKEKTNKSNWRQNKLLTMKFSDTDSDNEKKKWDKKQEKMAKGSERNSSDTDDEKARLTSKKKKIKRRILDSDSDVKLTDCSSDSNNISETSKDEENLSDSDARKEKQKRKRRKRGESNSSGTDSSFQEKKSKPKRKRIKKMASDSDSSDGDMKNSQGSTPGKSGRKNIRKVLKDKQVAEDTKLAAKEEEERLKRIAERQALYNEVYEMRLAGEEKVDKLVLDFNTETKEELISVHKELVKCLKPHQAQGIKFMWDACFESIERVKTTSGSGCIIAHCMGLGKTLQVVALTHALLTHEATGVKTVLIVCPLSTVLNWLNEYNTWLKNLDDINVYELTKFKKNFERKYQLQNWQQTGGVMILGYDMFRNLTGPNKNIRKAMKEVILECLVEPGADLVVCDEGHLLKNEETALSKCMRRVKTMRRIVLTGTPLQNNLIEYHCMVQFVKPNLLGTRKEFLNRFVNPITNGQFDDSTAYDVKLMKKRAHVLHKMLEGSVQRFDYSVLTPFLPPKQEFVIFVRLTDIQMKMYQYYLDNLARRHHSGAGGTLFADFQALQRIWTHPVVLRLNAEKVEKANEKKGLSDSEGSLKDFIDDGSLSSSSSSDSHSDSDVQALDDQDNVPKRRTRNNPGEEEPEEETKEEENKEAEWWSQFVQPEHFEDIRVSAKLTLLFGILKECEQIGDKVLVFSQSLYSLTLIEEFLARIDDETQKNASLDTLENHTGSWSLGLDYFRLDGQTSPENRSMWCKIFNKPNNIRARLFLISTRAGGLGINLTAANRVIIFDASWNPSHDVQSIFRIYRFGQKKPCYVYRFLAAGTMEEKIYNRQVTKLSLSCRVVDEQQIERHYSNHNLNELYIFEPYDNVDKPIEQRFNIPKDRLLAEIFQKYQNIIENYHEHDSLLENKAEEELDEEERKQAWLEYEEEKKGRPMINPTINSAYQNNILLQQYNMMMNSGQSSMVSPGMSLQMEYENLQQLIRKDYPNATPEQQKMMTNRAIMEMYNYWEKQATLGNTFPPARNLTTVTQTNFQQRPMPMSHTMTNSNVQQQQTSQLSQLLASGQTGNYVNKSVQPNVAQRDMLPNMYRNAPSTNSAGKADDDIIEVIPTTSNAGTLKVGQVAMQSTMQSTNKSNNQEE from the exons ATGTCATCGAGGGTAAGATGTAATGCTAACGTTAATGCGTCATGCTTTGTCTCTAGCGGGTTCTACAATGAGAATTTAAG AAAGAAATCAAGACGACTGAGCAGGAGCTTGCTTATCGTCAAAAGCACTGTCATG CAATGTCGAAAACACTTTAAGGAAGTAAGTACGAGATTTGAAAAGAATAACACTgagaaatattgttatatatgtgGTAACAGCAATAAACTGTATGTATGTGGTGATGAAGATTGCACCTCGGCATTTTGCAAG AAATGTATAAAGAGAAATGTGAGTTTATCATTGTTAGCTGCAGAAAAGGACGATTGGAAATGCTTCACATGCAATCCTAAGCCTATTTGGCAATTGAGAGCTGTGTGCGCAGTTGTGATGAGTGATCTTTCAAA AGGGCATAACAGGAGAGACACCCACACACGTGAAAAACATACTTTGCCATTTGACAAACAACGATTCAGAAAAACTAGAGAAATACAAAAGGCCTTGAGCGCGTTTTGTGACGAAGACGATGATGACGGTAATTATTCTGACAACAGCTCATTTCTTACTGCAAGATCTACAATATCTATGCTGGGAGCGTGTAACACAAATCGTGACGTAAAGAGACAAGATACAAACTCGGCTTCGCGAGAAAGTATATTGGAAATAAGCTTGGTAGATTCTACGTCTAGCGAGAGCTCATCTAGCTCGCGCGAACGACGAGGCGAGCAAAGAAAAAGCAGAGAGCGCGAGAAAGCGAGATCGGTGGATGAACAAGATTCCAGCAGCGGCGTCGCACAGAGAGTTTCCAAATTAGCTATGAATGGAAAATGTAAACCAAGgagaaatgtaatttcttCCGATGATTCGGATGACGAGTCCCCCGATCTGAGTAGAACGGTCAGACAGAAGCACACGGTCAAACATAAGAAGTCCGAAGAAGTGAGAAGTAAAACGAGCAATCGTAATTACACGAACTCTTCCGACAGCGAGAGCGATTGTGTAAACGAAACGTCGAATACATCCAAGAGTCTTTCAAAGTATACGGCGCACCAGAAGAAGGGAAAGATCGCTGGTGGTTCTTGTAGCACGAAGTCGGCTAAGGACAAACAGAAGAAGATGAATCACGATTCATCTAACGAATCTGAAGATGATCTCGAGCACAAGAAGCAAACTAAAAAGAAGAGTTCTACGAATAATACGCTGCATAGTAAGGATGAACAAAAGCAAGAgaatcgtgaaaaattgcTGAAGAGAACCTTTTGCGAGACTCGAGAGGATGACTCAGACGCCAGCTCTGGTAAGGAATttcaaaagataaaaattcaaaagttGCATAgcgataaatattctaaaaggCAATTGTTCAATTTGGAACAAGATCGTAGCAAGTTAACTAACTTGGAGACCGAAAAAGGTGAGAGGAGTATCGATGAGCCGACGACCTCGGGTTTCAATGaagcaaaagaaattttgaaagGATGTAAAAAGATATGTCTAAGTTTTCTAATGTACATAGACTCTATAGAGCAACTCTATGGAAAGAAGGCTGAAGAAGAAGTGATACTGAAATCTGCGGGGAAGGTTAATAAATTGAAGACGATGCTGGAGAAGAAGGAAAGGGATTTAACGACTTTCTGTCAATCGTGCTCCAAGACTAGGGAAAATCGCGTTGCTACGAGAAATTCGCGCAAGATAATtagcgatgacgacgacgatgatgagcAAGTTTCAGAAATAACTGATACACGCGAAGAACGCCCAATGAGTGAGAACGGACGTAATTCTGGGAACGAGCGAGAGGGCAAGGACGTGTCCGAGTGTGACagtgaagaaatattttcagcaGACGAGATGAGAACACCTCAGAAGATGCAAAGCAAGAAGAGTATATCGAGGGTAGAAGATGATCCCGATGATATCACTACTGAAATTGGCAAAGACAGAATGCCGATAGATAAATCGAAAACTAATGATAATGTGGATTTACAAGATGAAAAATCAGCTGCAGTATCATctatctcaaaagaaaaaaatatcagaaCGGAAAACACAAAATCAAATGAAAAGCAACTGCTTAGAGAATGTGATAGCAACAGCAAAAGGACAGAATTGGCAGAAAAAGATACTGATTCGAAAGATGAGAAACAGGCCAAATTAAATGCTAACAATCATGATAATGAAAGCACCTTTGAAGATTCCTCTGCAAAAAATGGTAATCAGGAAACGACATTACGGGGTGACAACCAAGATGATTCTATAAGCAGAACGGTTGCAATTGACGTGTCATTAGATTTGTTTGATTCATCTTTCGACCTCCACGACGAAGATGAAAATGAGATGGAAGCAGAAAAAATGGATACAGAAACGAGCTGTGAGAAAACAAAGTTTTTATCTAAAACTACGTCTTTAGATACTCGTGAAACCTCGTTGCAGGATAAAATTccagatgaaaaaaataatgcgtCTGCTTTGGTTCCTAGAGGCGAAGAAGAGGATTTATCGAATCAGGTAAACACGGTGTCTGCATGTACAAGCAAGGAAACAATTCACGACGGTTCAAAAGAAATTGATACATCTAAAGAAATGAGTCTCGGCGATGTCAACAAATCTGTCGATGAGGCTGAGATGTTAGCGAAGAAAGCTTTATTAGAATCGGACACGGATTCTGACACGGATACggtcattaataaaaacattacaaaacAAACGGAAGATTTAATTACAGATACCAGTCCGAGGAAAGATGAAACAGAAGGTTGTTCTGACGTCAGTAGCACTACCAGCACAGTAAAATTATCAACATTTGCAAAATCAAAAATTGACACTACAATTGAAGTTACCGATGCAAGTGAAGAAAGCCAATTGGATAAAACGGCTGGCAAAGAGAGTGAAATTTCTCAGACTTCAGATGAGACAAATGCCAAGAAAGAACAAGCTGCGAAGAAAGCTCTTTTGGAATCAACTTCAGAAGACTCGTCGTCGATAATTTTATCGTCGCTAGAATCGGAAGAAATCGAGGAGAAGAGTAGATTGGATGTTGCCAGAGAAAATGCCGAAGCAAAGAAGGCACTTTTAGCATCTTCGAATAGCGAAAGTTCCGGGCTCGTGTCCGAAACcgaaataaatatctcaaaGAGAATGACAAAAGCGAAAGATTACGAGGCCGACAGTGACGAAGATTCATTGATCTCCAGAGTGAAAAAGAGAAGACTGAAACTTAGCAAAAATTATCACTACAAAAAAGACAAGAAATTGAGAATGTTCTGCGAAGTGTGCTTAGAAAGATTAAGCGATAATGTCCTTAAGCGTTATTCGAAAACGTTAAAAGAGTCAAGAGAATATCTGGAACAAAAGGCACTAAAAAG CCTTATTAATCTGGATAGACTTGAAAAAcgatacaagaaaaataaaaagatagatTCCGATACGTCAACGGATGATGACAAAGCTGCAAAGGTTTTAAAAAGcttaaataaacgaaaaggGAACCAAACCAAAGAAGAATCGTTAATGGATcacttaaaaaaaatcgagaaTGATGAGGTTTCGGCAATCGTACGAACAGATTCTAGCTCCGACGAATTCATTCATCAAGTAAACGACATAAATGCTACGCCTGTGTCTAACGAAGCTTTAATGTCAGAGGCAAATAAGGTTGCGAAAGACAATCTATTAAAATCCTCTGATTCAGATGCTG ggggAGATGTACTAAACAGTGAGGATGATATAAGTAATGATGATAAAAAGCTAgaagataagaaaaagaagcatCAGAAGAAATCCGATGAGAAAACTTTAAAGCAAGATGAT ggcaagaaagagaaaactaataaaagtaattggaggcaaaataagttattaacGATGAAATTTTCCGATACTGATTCTgataacgaaaagaaaaaatgggataaaaaacaagagaaaatgGCAAAAGGATCCGAAAGAAATAG cAGCGACACCGACGATGAAAAAGCACGTCTAACGtccaagaagaaaaagatcaaGCGGAGAATTTTAGATTCTGATTCAGACGTCAAATTGACTGACTGCAGTTCAGATTCTAATAACATTTCGGAAACTTCAAAGGATGAAGAAAATTTAAGCGATTCAGACGCGAGGAAAGAAAAGCAAAAACGAAAGAGACGCAAGCGCGGGGAGAGTAATTCATCAGGCACGGATTCCTcgtttcaagaaaaaaa ATCAAAACCAAAACGCAAGCGGATCAAGAAGATGGCATCGGACAGCGACAGTAGCGACGGGGATATGAAAAATTCACAAGGATCTACACCTGGTAAAAGTGGGCGGAAAAATATTCGCAAAGTTCTGAAGGACAAACAAGTAGCGGAGGATACGAAGCTAGCCGctaaggaagaggaagagaggctTAAACGTATCGCTGAACGTCAGGCTTTG tacAATGAAGTATACGAGATGAGACTTGCTGGCGAGGAGAAAGTGGATAAGCTCGTTTTAGATTTTAATACGGAGACGAAAGAGGAGCTTATTAGCGTACATAAGGAATTAGTAAAATGCTTAAAGCCGCATCAGGCGCAGGGCATCAAATTTATGTGGGATGCCTGTTTCGAGTCTATAGAAAGAGTGAAAACTACATCCGGCTCCGGATGTATAATCGCACATTGCATGGGCCTGGGCAAGACGCTACAAGTAGTCGCGCTGACGCACGCGCTTCTGACTCACGAGGCGACAGGTGTTAAGACCGTCCTGATAGTTTGTCCCTTGAGCACAGTGCTCAACTGGTTAAATGAGTACAATACGTGGCTGAAGAATTTGGATGATATCAATGTGTACGAGCTGACAAA ATTTAAAAAGAACTTCGAGAGGAAGTACCAGCTACAGAATTGGCAGCAAACCGGCGGTGTAATGATCCTCGGCTACGACATGTTCCGCAATCTTACGGGaccaaacaaaaatattcggAAGGCTATGAAAGAGGTGATACTGGAATGTCTGGTTGAACCGGGTGCTGATCTCGTTGTATGCGATGAGGGTCATTTATTAAAGAACGAGGAGACTGCACTGAGTAAATGCATGAGAAGAGTGAAGACTATGAGACGTATAGTACTTACGGGAACGCCTCTACAAAATAACTTAATAGAAT ATCACTGCATGGTACAGTTCGTGAAACCTAACTTATTAGGTACGAGGAAAGAATTCTTAAACAGATTTGTCAATCCGATAACGAACGGTCAATTTGATGATTCTACCGCTTAtgatgttaaattaatgaaaaagcgTGCGCATGTGTTGCACAAAATGTTAGAGGGTAGCGTGCAAAGGTTTGACTACTCTGTCCTTACACCGTTCCTACCGCCTAAACAGGAATTCGTGATCTTCGTCAGATTGACAGACATACAGATGAAGATGTATCAATATTACTTGGATAATTTAGCAAG ACGTCATCATTCTGGTGCAGGGGGAACCCTTTTTGCAGATTTTCAGGCATTGCAAAGAATCTGGACGCACCCTgtagttttgcgtttgaatgcAGAAAAAGTTGAGAAAGCAAATGAGAAAAAAGGACTTTCTGACTCGGAAggatcattaaaagattttattgatGATGGCAGTTTATCAAGCAGTAGTAGCAGCGACTCGCACAGTGACAGCGATGTTCAAGCTCTCGATGATCAAGACAATGTTCCCAAACGTAGGACAAGGAATAATCCTGGTG AGGAGGAACCAGAAGAGGAAACTaaggaagaagagaataaAGAAGCAGAATGGTGGTCGCAATTCGTACAACCCGAACACTTCGAGGACATAAGGGTGTCTGCTAAATTAACACTTCTCTTTGGAATTCTAAAGGAATGCGAGCAGATTGGCGATAAAGT GCTCGTGTTCTCGCAGTCTTTGTATTCCCTCACTTTGATCGAGGAATTTCTCGCGAGAATAGACGACGAGACGCAGAAAAACGCATCTTTGGATACACTGGAAAATCATACTGGAAGCTGGTCCCTGGGCCTCGATTATTTCCGGTTGGACGGTCAGACGTCACCCGAGAATAGAAGCATGTGGtgtaaaatattcaacaaGCCTAACAATATAAGGGCGAGATTGTTCCTTATATCCACGCGCGCCGGAGGATTGGGGATAAACCTGACCGCGGCGAACAGGGTGATCATATTCGATGCCAGTTGGAATCCCTCTCACGACGTGCAAAGCATATTTCGGATATACAG GTTCGGGCAAAAGAAGCCGTGCTACGTATACCGATTTCTCGCAGCGGGCACGATGGAGGAGAAGATTTACAATCGCCAGGTCACGAAGCTCTCGCTTTCCTGCCGAGTTGTCGACGAGCAGCAGATTGAACGGCACTACAGCAATCACAACCTAAACGAGCTATACATATTTGAGCCGTACGACAACGTGGACAAGCCTATCGAGCAGAGATTCAATATCCCCAAAGATCGTCTACTGGCAGagatatttcagaagtatcaGAACATCATAGAAAATTATCACGAACACGATTCTCTCTTGGAGAATAAG GCTGAAGAGGAACTGGACGAGGAGGAGCGTAAGCAAGCCTGGTTAGAGTatgaggaagagaagaagggaAGACCAATGATAAATCCGACAATAAATTCAGCTTATCAGAATAACATACTGTTGCAGCAGTACAATATGATGATGAATTCTGGACAGTCCAGCATGGTATCTCCAGGAATGTCTCTGCAAATGgaatatgaaaatttgcaACAGCTTATCCGCAAAGAT taTCCTAATGCTACGCCGGAACAACAGAAAATGATGACAAATCGAGCCATAATGGAAATGTACAATTACTGGGAGAAGCAAGCTACATTAGGCAATACATTCCCACCTGCAAGGAATCTGACAACAGTGACACAGACG aaCTTCCAACAAAGGCCAATGCCGATGTCACATACCATGACCAACAGCAACGTACAACAACAG CAAACCTCGCAGTTGAGCCAATTGCTTGCATCGGGGCAAACAGGGAATTACGTGAACAAGTCTGTACAGCCGAACGTGGCACAAAGAGATATGCTACCAAACATGTATCGAAATGCTCCATCGACCAACAGCGCCGGGAAGGCCGACGACGACATAATCGAG GTGATACCTACCACCAGTAACGCGGGTACGCTGAAAGTAGGGCAAGTAGCGATGCAATCGACCATGCAATCGACTAATAAGAGCAACAACCAGGAGGAGTAG